A portion of the Microbaculum marinisediminis genome contains these proteins:
- the surE gene encoding 5'/3'-nucleotidase SurE, with amino-acid sequence MRILVTNDDGIHAPGLKVLETIARELSDEVWVIAPETDQSGASHSLTLNDPLRLREISRNHFAVRGTPTDCVIMGIRHLLKDQQPDLVLSGVNRGQNLADDVTYSGTIAGAFEGSLLGVQSIALSQTFRNPEQIPWETAEKHGARTVRRLLDAGFDSSVVLNVNFPACAPDEVQGIEVTQQGKRDQSLLHIDARFDTRGFPYYWIGFERRKSSPAQGTDLRAVYDGSISVTPLTLNLTDTVAHARLLEHLALGQEA; translated from the coding sequence ATGCGTATTCTGGTCACCAATGACGACGGCATCCACGCTCCGGGCCTCAAGGTGCTCGAGACGATCGCTCGCGAGCTCTCCGACGAGGTGTGGGTGATCGCTCCGGAGACGGACCAGAGCGGTGCCTCGCATTCGCTGACGCTGAACGATCCCTTGCGGCTGCGTGAGATCTCCAGGAACCATTTCGCGGTGCGGGGCACGCCGACCGATTGCGTGATCATGGGCATCCGCCATCTGCTCAAGGACCAGCAGCCGGATCTCGTTTTGTCGGGCGTCAACCGCGGCCAGAACCTCGCCGACGACGTCACCTATTCGGGCACGATCGCCGGCGCCTTCGAGGGCTCCCTCCTCGGTGTGCAGTCGATCGCGCTCAGCCAGACGTTCCGCAATCCCGAGCAGATTCCCTGGGAAACCGCCGAGAAGCACGGCGCGCGGACCGTCCGCCGGCTGCTCGACGCCGGTTTCGATTCCAGCGTCGTCCTGAACGTCAATTTCCCGGCCTGCGCGCCCGACGAGGTGCAGGGCATCGAGGTGACCCAGCAGGGCAAGCGCGACCAGTCGCTGCTGCACATCGATGCACGCTTCGACACCCGCGGGTTCCCGTACTACTGGATCGGCTTCGAGCGGCGTAAGTCCAGCCCGGCGCAGGGAACGGATCTGCGCGCGGTCTATGACGGCAGCATCTCGGTGACGCCGCTGACCCTCAATCTCACCGATACCGTGGCGCACGCCCGGCTCCTGGAGCATCTCGCGCTCGGCCAGGAGGCGTGA
- a CDS encoding protein-L-isoaspartate(D-aspartate) O-methyltransferase, whose translation MSDEDGDSDLSEGRIAVARLIMGLRAQGVRDSRVLKAIETIPRALFVNEAHAVYAYDDRSLPIDCGQTISQPFVVAYMTSLLKLTDRDKVLEIGTGSGYQAAVLARLCRRVYTIERYRTLHRQAEERLRDLGVSNVTAMVGDGLQGWPAQAPFDKIMVTAAAETVPQVLVDQLKVGGIMVIPIGPIGGAQYLHRIVRTEEGYDDDTLIGVMFVPLVPGKAQQL comes from the coding sequence ATGAGCGACGAGGACGGCGATAGCGACCTGAGCGAAGGCCGAATCGCGGTCGCCAGGCTCATCATGGGGCTGCGCGCGCAGGGCGTGCGCGATTCCCGCGTCCTCAAGGCGATCGAGACGATCCCGCGCGCGCTGTTCGTCAACGAGGCCCACGCCGTCTACGCCTATGACGATCGCTCGCTGCCGATCGATTGCGGGCAGACCATCAGCCAGCCCTTCGTCGTCGCCTACATGACGTCGCTGCTGAAACTCACCGATCGCGACAAGGTGCTCGAGATCGGCACCGGCTCGGGCTATCAGGCCGCCGTGCTGGCCAGGCTGTGCCGGCGCGTCTACACGATCGAGCGATACCGCACCCTGCACAGGCAGGCCGAGGAGCGGCTGCGGGACCTCGGCGTCTCCAACGTCACGGCCATGGTCGGCGACGGCCTTCAGGGCTGGCCGGCCCAGGCACCCTTCGACAAGATCATGGTCACTGCGGCGGCCGAGACGGTGCCGCAGGTCCTCGTCGACCAACTCAAGGTCGGCGGCATCATGGTGATCCCGATCGGCCCGATCGGCGGCGCGCAGTACCTGCACCGGATCGTGCGCACCGAGGAGGGGTACGACGACGACACGCTCATCGGCGTCATGTTCGTTCCGCTCGTTCCGGGCAAGGCGCAGCAGCTCTGA
- a CDS encoding Mth938-like domain-containing protein — protein sequence MQMRDPHFPRRAPIEAYGHGGFRFANMSHRGSILIVNSGIYAWEAPDPARLDAASLKRVFREAEPPELLLIGTGRRLEQPAADVRLACAEHRIGLDVMDTGAAVRTYNVLLAEGRSVGAALIAVD from the coding sequence ATGCAGATGCGCGACCCGCACTTCCCGCGACGGGCGCCGATCGAGGCCTACGGGCACGGCGGCTTCCGCTTCGCGAACATGTCGCATCGCGGGTCGATCCTCATCGTGAACAGCGGCATCTATGCCTGGGAGGCGCCCGATCCGGCGCGCCTCGACGCGGCAAGCCTGAAGCGCGTGTTCCGCGAGGCCGAACCGCCGGAACTGCTCCTGATCGGAACCGGCCGCCGCCTCGAGCAGCCGGCCGCCGATGTTCGCCTGGCTTGTGCCGAGCACCGTATAGGGCTCGATGTCATGGATACCGGCGCCGCCGTCAGAACCTACAACGTCCTCCTCGCCGAGGGCCGTTCCGTGGGGGCCGCGCTGATCGCGGTGGATTGA
- the secD gene encoding protein translocase subunit SecD, whose translation MLHFARWTVILIIAICAAGILATIPNFVSKQEVESWPSWIPHRQLVLGLDLQGGSHILMAVDTDAVIKERVDTLRDDARQILRDKRIGYTGLAAHDRSVSVRIRDVAQTDEAVKALRDLSQPIGSILTGSTARDVTIQSTPEGQITLDLSEEAITQRVSSAVDQSIEIVRRRIDELGTTEPSIQRQGADRILVQVPGLDDPARLKALIGQTAKLTFRFVDLSMPATEALNGRPPPESELLYSQDDPPAPYLIEKRVMVSGEDLVDAQPGFDQRTNEPIVSFRFNSSGARRFAAATQQNVGRPFAIVLDNEVISAPVIREPILGGSGQISGDFTVEEANDLAILLRAGALPAPLTILEERTVGPGLGADSVEAGKIAAVIGTIAVVIFMIAVYGLFGVFANIALFINIALVIGILSVLGATLTLPGIAGIVLTVGMAVDANVLIYERIREEQKAGKSAIASIDSGYRRALSTIMDANITTLIAAVILFYLGSGPIRGFAITLAIGIVTTLFTAYLVNRLIVAEWVRLRRPSAVPI comes from the coding sequence ATGCTGCACTTCGCCCGCTGGACCGTCATCCTGATCATCGCGATTTGCGCGGCAGGGATACTGGCGACCATCCCGAATTTCGTTTCCAAGCAGGAAGTCGAATCGTGGCCGTCCTGGATTCCGCACCGCCAGCTCGTCCTTGGCCTCGACCTGCAGGGTGGCTCGCACATCCTGATGGCGGTCGATACGGACGCGGTCATCAAGGAGCGGGTCGATACGCTGCGTGACGACGCGCGTCAGATTCTGCGCGACAAGCGCATCGGCTACACCGGCCTTGCGGCGCATGATCGCTCGGTGAGCGTGAGAATTCGTGATGTCGCTCAGACCGACGAAGCCGTGAAGGCGCTCCGCGATCTGTCCCAGCCGATAGGCTCGATTCTGACCGGTTCGACGGCCCGGGACGTCACCATCCAATCCACGCCGGAAGGTCAGATCACCCTCGATCTCAGCGAGGAGGCGATCACCCAGCGCGTCAGTTCCGCGGTCGACCAGTCGATCGAGATCGTGCGCCGCCGCATCGACGAACTGGGGACGACCGAGCCGTCCATCCAGCGCCAGGGCGCCGACCGCATTCTGGTTCAGGTGCCCGGTCTCGACGATCCGGCCCGCCTCAAGGCGCTGATCGGCCAGACCGCCAAGCTGACCTTCCGTTTTGTCGACCTGTCGATGCCGGCGACCGAGGCGCTTAATGGTCGTCCGCCGCCGGAATCCGAATTGCTGTATTCGCAGGACGACCCGCCGGCGCCCTATCTGATCGAAAAGCGCGTGATGGTAAGCGGCGAGGACCTCGTCGATGCCCAGCCCGGGTTCGATCAGCGCACCAACGAGCCGATCGTCAGCTTCCGGTTCAATTCGAGCGGTGCGCGCCGGTTCGCCGCCGCCACGCAGCAGAATGTCGGCCGGCCCTTCGCCATCGTTCTCGACAACGAGGTGATCAGTGCGCCCGTCATCCGCGAGCCGATCCTCGGCGGTTCGGGACAGATCAGCGGTGACTTCACGGTGGAGGAAGCCAACGATCTGGCGATCCTTCTGCGTGCCGGTGCGCTGCCGGCCCCGCTGACGATCCTGGAGGAGCGCACGGTCGGTCCGGGGCTCGGTGCCGACTCGGTCGAAGCAGGCAAGATCGCGGCCGTGATCGGTACCATCGCGGTGGTGATATTCATGATCGCCGTCTACGGACTGTTCGGCGTGTTCGCCAATATCGCCCTGTTCATCAACATCGCGCTCGTCATCGGAATCCTGTCGGTGCTCGGCGCGACCCTGACACTGCCCGGCATCGCGGGGATCGTCCTCACCGTCGGCATGGCGGTGGACGCGAACGTGCTGATCTACGAGCGCATCCGCGAGGAACAGAAAGCGGGCAAGAGCGCCATCGCTTCTATCGATTCAGGCTATCGGCGCGCGCTCTCGACCATCATGGATGCGAACATCACCACGCTGATCGCCGCCGTGATCCTGTTCTATCTCGGCTCTGGCCCGATCCGCGGTTTCGCCATCACGCTTGCCATCGGCATCGTGACGACGCTGTTCACGGCCTATCTCGTCAACCGTCTGATCGTCGCGGAATGGGTTCGGCTTCGTCGCCCGTCCGCTGTCCCGATCTAA
- the secF gene encoding protein translocase subunit SecF: MRLLRLVPDDTHIGFMRLRRITLPLSATLSVLSIVLFFVVGLNFGIDFRGGSLIEIQTKDGPANISELRQTVGGLGLGDVQIQEFGAPDEVLIRVVQQEGGELAQQAVISKIREALGDTVDYRRVEIVGPTVSAELARTGTIAVLASILAILIYIWFRFEWQYAIGAVIATVHDVIMTIGVFAVLQLDFNLSSIAAILTIVGYSLNDTVVVYDRIRENVRRYRKMPMTDLLDLSVNQTLSRTIMTSLTTLLALIALYVFGGEVIRSFVFAMIWGVLVGTFSSIYVASPILLYLGAKPESGSGSKAAVAAEGT; the protein is encoded by the coding sequence TTGCGTCTCTTGAGGCTGGTTCCGGACGACACCCATATCGGGTTCATGCGCCTTCGGCGCATCACCTTGCCGCTGTCGGCGACCCTGTCCGTTCTGTCGATCGTGCTGTTCTTCGTGGTCGGTCTGAATTTCGGCATCGATTTCCGCGGCGGCTCGCTGATCGAGATCCAGACCAAGGACGGCCCGGCCAACATCTCCGAGCTGCGCCAGACCGTCGGCGGTCTCGGGCTGGGCGACGTCCAGATCCAGGAATTCGGCGCTCCCGACGAGGTTCTGATCCGTGTCGTCCAGCAGGAGGGCGGCGAACTGGCCCAGCAGGCGGTGATCTCCAAGATCCGCGAGGCGCTGGGAGACACGGTCGACTATCGCCGCGTCGAGATCGTCGGTCCGACGGTCAGCGCCGAGTTGGCCCGTACGGGCACGATCGCGGTTCTGGCGTCGATCCTCGCGATCCTGATCTACATCTGGTTCCGGTTCGAGTGGCAGTACGCGATCGGGGCGGTGATCGCCACGGTGCACGACGTCATCATGACCATCGGCGTGTTCGCCGTGCTGCAGCTCGATTTCAATCTGTCGAGCATCGCCGCGATCCTGACCATCGTCGGCTATTCGCTGAACGACACGGTCGTCGTCTATGACCGCATTCGCGAAAATGTCCGCCGGTACCGGAAGATGCCGATGACCGATCTGCTCGACCTCAGCGTCAACCAGACGCTGTCGCGCACGATCATGACGTCGCTCACCACTTTGCTCGCGCTTATCGCGCTCTATGTCTTCGGGGGCGAGGTGATCCGCAGTTTCGTGTTCGCCATGATCTGGGGCGTCCTGGTAGGAACCTTTTCGTCGATCTATGTTGCATCCCCGATCCTGCTCTATCTCGGTGCCAAGCCCGAAAGCGGCAGCGGATCCAAGGCCGCGGTGGCCGCGGAGGGGACCTGA
- a CDS encoding ATP-binding protein has product MSGEQDELTKLLGRIADSLERIAPPAPAPVDIAAADAFIWRPSPPGLQPVPAVNRVDMVLLKGIDRARDLLIENTERFARGLPANNALLWGARGMGKSSLIKASHATVNQTLKAEGAGPLKLIEIHREDIETLPVLMGLIRAVPDRFLIFCDDLSFDFDDTSYKSLKAVLEGGIEGRPDNTLFYATSNRRHLLPRDMMENERSTAINPSEAVEEKVSLSDRFGLWLGFHKCSQDDYLDMIRGYAGHFGLEVAPEALERDALEWATTRGSRSGRVAWQFIQDLAGRLGLPLKPAR; this is encoded by the coding sequence GTGTCCGGGGAACAAGACGAACTGACGAAACTTCTGGGACGCATCGCCGACAGTCTCGAACGGATCGCCCCGCCCGCGCCAGCGCCGGTGGATATCGCCGCGGCCGACGCCTTCATCTGGCGCCCCTCCCCGCCCGGCCTGCAGCCCGTGCCGGCCGTCAACCGCGTAGACATGGTGCTGCTCAAGGGCATCGACCGCGCCCGCGATCTCCTGATCGAGAACACCGAACGCTTCGCCCGTGGCCTGCCGGCCAACAACGCCCTGCTCTGGGGCGCCCGCGGCATGGGCAAGAGCTCGTTGATCAAGGCGTCGCACGCCACCGTGAACCAGACGCTGAAAGCCGAGGGCGCCGGGCCCCTGAAGCTCATCGAGATCCATCGCGAGGATATCGAGACGTTGCCGGTCCTGATGGGCCTGATTCGCGCCGTTCCAGACCGCTTCCTGATTTTCTGCGACGATCTGTCGTTCGATTTCGACGATACGTCCTACAAGTCGCTGAAGGCGGTGCTTGAAGGCGGCATCGAGGGACGGCCCGACAACACCCTTTTCTACGCCACCTCGAACCGGCGCCATCTGCTGCCGCGCGACATGATGGAAAACGAGCGGTCGACGGCGATCAATCCGTCGGAGGCCGTCGAGGAAAAAGTGTCGTTGTCCGACCGCTTCGGGCTCTGGCTCGGCTTCCACAAGTGCAGCCAGGACGACTACCTGGACATGATTCGCGGCTATGCGGGCCATTTCGGGCTGGAGGTCGCGCCCGAGGCGCTGGAACGCGATGCGCTCGAATGGGCGACGACTCGCGGGAGCCGCTCGGGGCGCGTCGCCTGGCAATTCATCCAGGATCTCGCCGGTCGCCTCGGCCTGCCGCTCAAACCGGCCCGTTGA
- the trmFO gene encoding methylenetetrahydrofolate--tRNA-(uracil(54)-C(5))-methyltransferase (FADH(2)-oxidizing) TrmFO: MSDTSLSPIHVVGAGLAGSEAAWQIAEAGVPVVLHEMRPVRMTEAHLGQGCAELVCSNSFRSDDAETNAVGLLHAEMRRCGSIIMRCGDAHQVPAGGALAVDRVGFSDAVTAALEAHPLIEIRREEIAGLPPQDWDSVVVATGPLTSPALSEAIGTATDEDSLAFFDAIAPIVHKDSIDFSKAWYQSRYDKAGPGGTGADYINCPLDKDQYEAFVDALLSGEKTEFRDWEKDTPYFDGCLPIEVMAERGRETLRHGPMKPVGLTNPHDPDVKSYAIVQLRQDNALGTLYNMVGFQTKLKYGAQAAIFRTIPGLKNAEFARLGGLHRNTFLNSPKLLDGTLRLRAMPRLRFAGQITGVEGYVESAAIGLLAGRFAAAERRGLTIVPPPQTTALGALIAHITGGHLSEDGAQRSFQPMNVNFGLFPPIDVPKVPGKRLRGKEKTVARKRAMSARALADIDAWIGLREAAE; the protein is encoded by the coding sequence ATGTCGGACACATCCCTCTCACCCATCCATGTCGTCGGCGCGGGCCTCGCCGGGTCCGAGGCCGCCTGGCAGATCGCCGAGGCCGGCGTGCCGGTCGTTTTGCACGAGATGCGGCCCGTGCGCATGACCGAGGCCCATCTCGGCCAGGGCTGCGCCGAGCTCGTCTGCTCCAACTCGTTCCGCTCAGACGACGCCGAGACCAACGCGGTCGGCCTCCTGCACGCGGAGATGCGCCGCTGCGGCTCGATCATCATGCGGTGCGGCGACGCCCATCAGGTGCCGGCCGGCGGCGCGCTCGCGGTCGACCGCGTCGGCTTTTCCGACGCGGTGACGGCGGCGCTCGAGGCCCATCCGCTGATCGAGATCCGCCGCGAGGAAATCGCCGGCCTGCCGCCGCAGGACTGGGACAGCGTGGTGGTGGCGACCGGCCCCCTCACCTCGCCCGCCTTGTCGGAGGCGATCGGCACGGCGACGGACGAGGATTCGCTCGCCTTCTTCGACGCGATCGCGCCGATCGTTCACAAGGACTCCATCGATTTCTCCAAGGCCTGGTACCAGTCGCGCTACGACAAGGCCGGCCCCGGCGGCACGGGGGCCGACTACATCAACTGCCCGCTCGACAAGGACCAGTACGAGGCGTTCGTCGACGCGCTTCTGTCGGGCGAGAAGACCGAATTCCGCGACTGGGAAAAGGATACGCCCTATTTCGACGGCTGCCTGCCGATCGAGGTGATGGCCGAGCGCGGCCGCGAAACGCTGCGGCACGGGCCGATGAAGCCGGTGGGGCTCACCAATCCGCACGATCCTGACGTGAAGTCCTATGCCATCGTGCAGTTGCGCCAGGACAATGCGCTCGGCACGCTCTACAACATGGTCGGCTTCCAGACGAAGCTGAAATACGGGGCGCAAGCCGCGATCTTCCGGACTATCCCGGGGCTAAAGAATGCCGAGTTCGCCCGCCTTGGCGGCCTTCACCGCAATACCTTCCTGAACAGTCCGAAGCTGCTCGACGGCACGCTGCGCCTGCGGGCCATGCCGCGCCTGCGCTTCGCCGGCCAGATCACCGGCGTCGAGGGATATGTGGAATCGGCGGCCATCGGCCTGCTCGCCGGGCGGTTCGCGGCAGCCGAACGGCGCGGGCTGACGATCGTCCCGCCACCGCAGACGACGGCGCTCGGCGCCCTGATCGCCCACATCACCGGCGGCCACCTGTCCGAGGACGGGGCTCAGCGCAGTTTCCAGCCGATGAACGTCAATTTCGGCCTGTTTCCGCCGATCGACGTACCGAAGGTGCCCGGCAAACGCCTGCGCGGCAAGGAAAAGACCGTTGCGCGCAAACGGGCGATGTCGGCCCGCGCGCTCGCGGATATCGATGCCTGGATCGGGCTGCGGGAGGCGGCGGAGTAG
- a CDS encoding peptidoglycan DD-metalloendopeptidase family protein, whose amino-acid sequence MRSVIGGVRQTLLLRVAIVGALGALAAGCSSDVTRFSGGSYFGGDPGADYTGSIPPEPIAGAAASNYPAQPAYNQPASNQLGSAPATSANGSAVTVAPGETAFTIATRYGVPAPALMKVNGLSSADAVQPGQQLVIPVFSQPHGGWVHPSQAQGVVKVAGPTPASAARVATTTTEVARPKTAAGGGVHTVSSGETVYSLSRAYGVSPNAIIAANDLQAPYGIRIGQKVRIPGAGTQVATAAPAPKAQTNVASAPAPQPAAEAPKPEQVAAVAPAPVQKSGIESSNLDAPEPQKVAYAPQNDSSAGTSTRAGVPEPAALSAGNFRWPVRGRVISSFGEKGDGGTNDGINVSVPEGTSVRAAENGVVAYAGNELKGYGNLVLIRHADDWVTAYAHNSELLVKRGDVISRGQVIAKAGQTGSVSTPQMHFELRKGSTPVDPLKHLASD is encoded by the coding sequence ATGCGTAGCGTAATCGGCGGAGTCCGTCAGACCCTGTTGCTCAGGGTCGCGATCGTTGGGGCGCTCGGGGCGTTGGCGGCGGGGTGCAGCTCCGATGTCACCCGGTTCAGTGGCGGTTCCTACTTCGGCGGTGATCCCGGCGCGGATTACACCGGATCGATCCCGCCGGAGCCCATCGCAGGCGCCGCGGCGTCGAATTACCCGGCCCAGCCCGCGTATAACCAGCCCGCATCCAACCAGCTCGGATCGGCTCCGGCGACGTCCGCCAATGGTTCGGCCGTGACGGTCGCGCCCGGCGAGACCGCGTTCACCATCGCCACCCGCTACGGTGTTCCCGCGCCAGCGCTGATGAAGGTCAATGGCCTCAGCAGCGCCGATGCCGTCCAGCCCGGCCAGCAGCTTGTCATTCCGGTGTTCTCGCAGCCGCATGGCGGCTGGGTGCATCCCAGCCAGGCGCAGGGTGTGGTCAAGGTTGCCGGGCCGACGCCGGCCAGTGCCGCCAGGGTGGCGACCACCACGACCGAAGTGGCAAGGCCCAAGACCGCTGCCGGCGGCGGCGTTCATACCGTGTCTTCTGGCGAGACGGTCTATTCGCTCAGCCGCGCGTACGGCGTAAGCCCGAACGCGATCATCGCGGCCAACGATCTGCAGGCGCCCTACGGCATCCGCATCGGCCAGAAGGTTCGCATCCCCGGCGCAGGCACGCAGGTCGCCACGGCCGCGCCCGCTCCGAAGGCCCAGACAAATGTCGCGTCCGCTCCGGCGCCCCAGCCGGCCGCCGAGGCGCCTAAGCCGGAGCAGGTCGCGGCGGTCGCACCGGCGCCGGTCCAGAAGTCCGGCATCGAGAGCAGCAATCTGGACGCTCCCGAGCCGCAGAAGGTCGCTTACGCGCCCCAGAACGACAGTTCTGCGGGAACCTCCACGCGCGCCGGCGTGCCCGAGCCCGCCGCGCTGTCGGCCGGCAATTTCCGCTGGCCGGTGCGCGGCCGTGTCATCTCCTCCTTCGGCGAGAAGGGGGACGGCGGCACCAATGATGGTATCAATGTCTCGGTTCCCGAAGGCACCTCTGTCCGCGCGGCCGAGAACGGCGTCGTCGCCTATGCAGGCAACGAGCTGAAAGGCTACGGCAACCTGGTGCTGATCCGGCACGCCGACGACTGGGTCACGGCCTACGCCCACAACAGCGAGCTTCTGGTCAAGCGCGGCGACGTGATTTCGCGCGGGCAGGTCATCGCCAAGGCCGGCCAGACGGGGTCGGTATCGACCCCGCAGATGCACTTCGAGCTTCGCAAGGGCTCGACGCCGGTCGATCCGCTCAAGCACCTGGCTTCTGACTGA
- a CDS encoding phytoene/squalene synthase family protein — MGGAATTASYRYCEDLVRRGDKDRFLASLFAPEAERRHLFALYAFNLEVARIRDVVSDALPGEMRLQWWRDALAGCGHGEVGRHPVAAALIETVETCDLSRQPLLDLIEARAFDLYDDPMPSVADFEAYCRATSSQPMALATEVLGARGCNWTATMVDHGGIAYAITGLLRAMPFHASRGQIFLPDDVMTRHGARREDIFSGTASPELSAVRAELRQLAWQHLDQAGYCIGEICRQAVPAILPIALVRPYLERMDRPDYKPFEDRCVVPQWRRQWILWNAARKATKVC; from the coding sequence ATGGGTGGCGCGGCAACAACGGCCAGCTACCGGTATTGCGAAGACCTGGTTCGCCGAGGCGACAAGGACCGCTTCCTGGCCAGCCTGTTCGCGCCGGAGGCCGAGCGCAGGCATCTCTTCGCCCTCTATGCCTTCAATCTCGAGGTCGCCCGCATCCGCGATGTCGTGAGCGACGCCCTGCCTGGCGAGATGCGCCTGCAGTGGTGGCGCGACGCGCTCGCCGGTTGCGGCCACGGCGAGGTGGGGCGGCATCCGGTCGCCGCCGCGCTGATTGAGACGGTCGAGACATGCGATCTCTCCCGCCAGCCGCTGCTCGACCTGATCGAGGCCAGGGCCTTCGATCTGTATGACGATCCGATGCCGTCCGTCGCCGATTTCGAGGCCTATTGCCGGGCCACCTCGTCGCAGCCTATGGCTCTGGCGACCGAGGTGCTCGGCGCGCGCGGCTGCAACTGGACGGCGACGATGGTGGATCATGGCGGCATCGCCTACGCGATAACCGGCCTGCTGCGGGCGATGCCCTTCCACGCGTCACGCGGACAGATCTTCCTTCCCGACGATGTGATGACCCGCCACGGCGCCCGGCGCGAGGACATCTTTTCCGGCACCGCGTCGCCCGAACTGTCCGCCGTGCGTGCCGAACTGCGTCAGCTCGCCTGGCAACATCTCGACCAGGCCGGCTACTGCATCGGGGAGATCTGCCGCCAGGCCGTCCCCGCCATTTTGCCGATCGCCCTGGTCCGGCCCTACCTGGAACGCATGGACCGGCCGGACTACAAGCCGTTCGAGGACAGGTGCGTCGTGCCGCAATGGCGCCGCCAGTGGATCCTCTGGAACGCGGCGCGCAAGGCCACCAAGGTCTGCTGA
- the yajC gene encoding preprotein translocase subunit YajC, whose protein sequence is MFVTPAFAQVPGAPGGDFLISLLPFVLIFVVLYFLILRPQQRRVKQQQEMIGALRRGDTVVTAGGLIGKISKVIDDREIQVEVAEGVRVRIARHMVAEVRAKGEPVKDEG, encoded by the coding sequence ATGTTCGTCACGCCCGCCTTCGCGCAGGTCCCAGGAGCGCCCGGCGGCGATTTCCTCATTTCGCTTCTGCCTTTTGTCCTGATCTTCGTGGTTCTCTATTTCCTGATCCTTCGCCCGCAGCAACGGCGCGTGAAGCAGCAGCAGGAAATGATCGGCGCCCTGCGCCGCGGTGATACCGTGGTGACCGCGGGCGGCCTGATCGGCAAGATCTCCAAGGTGATCGACGACCGGGAAATCCAGGTCGAGGTCGCCGAGGGCGTGCGTGTCCGGATTGCCCGTCATATGGTTGCCGAGGTTCGCGCCAAGGGCGAGCCCGTCAAGGACGAAGGCTAG